GGAGAGATGAATACAATCAACGCATCGGGAAAGCGTTCCTTAAGGATTCTGGAATGGATTTGCATGGGAGTCAGCACCGGAGCAAGATTGGGAATGCAGCTGCGATAGTATTTCCGGATCAATAGATTCACAGAAGAGCAGCAGGAGGATATCATAACCCTTTCCGGCTGCTCCTCAATCATTCTCTCATACTCAGATTTGACGAGATACGCACCTTCCGCCGTTTCATAGGCATCAGTAAATTTTAATTTTAGCAAGGAGGTTCGAAGTGCTTGAAAGGATACAGAAAAATAAGCAGCAAACGACGGTGCCACACTGGCAATCACCTGTCTTCCATTTCGTATTGCTTCCCTTACCGTTTCCGTTTCGCTGATTGCTCCTTTTGTTTTCTGCGGACATACAATGGTGCAAATCCCGCAGAGGATACACTCCTCCGTCAGGATCTGCGCATAATGATTCTTTACCTCAATTGCCTTCACCGGGCAATATCTGACACATTTATAACAGTTTTTACAATTTACCTTTTCAAATTGGAGAATGTTCATATTTGCCCCCTTATTATAAGCAGGTTTTCAGCACCCTCGCCTTAAACAGATCTGCAACATTGCCCATACCAACACCTGATATGATTTCTTCATTTATTTTTATAGTTACTCCGTCCCCGCAGCCGCCGAGGCAAAAGGCTGGATGAAGACTTACCTTCCCCTCCAGCCCATTTTGACCAATCAAAGATTTTAGCTCTTTCATTACGTGATAGGAAGATCTTTGGTGGCACGAGCTGCCGATACAAACATATATAATCATTTGTGATAACTTGCCTTTCTGTAGTTCATTCTAGTTTTGCGTTCGTTTCTTTCGGTTGGTACTAAAGTGCATTTTCATCAAATATGGAAATGGCATCCGCAATGGTCTTTTCAATCGCCAGGTGGCCATAATCACCCACCAGCTTTTTATCCTTTGAGCTATGAGAGAGGCAAGCAGGTCCACCGATGCAACCCCCTTCGCAAATCATTCCTTCGATAAAATTCTCAGAAAGCACGCCCTTATTTGCTTTCAGCAATGCTGACTTGCATTCCGATATTCCATTGCAGGAGATCGGTTTATAATCAAACTGCTCCTGCGTAATTCCATGTTCCTTCAGTGCATGTTCAACAGCGGTTGCAAGACCCCCGGAGTGTGCGAAAATACGCCCGAAGTAAGAAGCATTGTCAAGAGGAGTCTCTGGAAGTGCCTCAAGTTCTATGTCCTTAGCGCTGAACATGGCCTGCATCTCCTCAAAAGTAAGAACACAGTCCACGTAGTCTTTCACGGCTTCATTCTGCCGTTCTGCTTTTTTAGCAATGCAGGGACCAATAAAAATAACCTTCCCAGTGGGATCCATCTGCTTAATTACTTTGGAGATTTGCGCCATGGGAGACAGGTTGTGAGAAACATGATGATTGAGAGCCGGATAATTTTTTTCTATATAGCTGACGAAAGCAGGACAGCAAGAGGATGTCAGAAATCCCTTTTCTGCAAGTTCCTCGGCTTCCATAGATGCAACCATATCTGCTCCGAGAGCCGCTTCAATAACGGAATGAAATCCGATCTGTTTAATGGCAGTGACCGCTTTTCCCGTAGTGATTTCCGGAACATTAGCATATTGGCTGACCAAAGATGGTGCTACAACTGCATAGATCTTGTATATTTTATTGTGATCTGATTCACGGATCATGCGGATTGCCTGGGTAATGTAGGACTTATCCATAATTGCTCCAAAGGGGCAATGATAGACGCAGGCACCACAGGAAATGCACTTATCATCCTTGATGACTGCTTTCTTAGTGTCTTTATCGATGGAAAGGGCATTTACCTTACAGGCATTGACGCAAGGACGTGTTTGTTTGACAATTGCGCCGTAAGAACAATGAGAGACACAACGGCCGCACTCGATGCATTTGCTTTTCACAATTTCGGCTTTTCTGTTCACAAAGGTAATCGCATCCTTGGGGCAGGAGTTCGCACATTTGTGTGCTATGCATCCACGGCATGACTGGGTGATGTGAATTCCTTCAACAGGACATTCATCGCATGCGATTTTTAAAACCTCCACCATATTGGTTTTTTGTGCATCTCCGCCAAGAGCCAGTTTCACTCGCTCTCCAACGATCGCCCGTTCTTTGTAGATGCAGCACCGCATCCGCTCTGCACCCTCTGGTATTATTACCGATGCCAGATCGAGAATATTCTCAGCAGTCAGTTCATTATCAAAAGCAAGTTTGGCAATTTCACGGAGCACGTCATGTTTCAATTGCTGTACATCATTATCAAAAAAATCCATAATGTGCACCCCCTTTCTATTTCATTGTACCGATCTATTGCCATAAGATGAAAGCTAAAAAAGGCATACTGCTACGATACAGTATGCCTTTATGGAATAACAGGCTGTTTTTCTTTACGGTTTCATACGGAGATCATGTCCCTTACCCGATAAAGATGACTCAGAAATTTACGGTCCGTATCCGTCATTTGGTATGCCTTTGGACGAATAATAACATCTCGATAAAGGTTATCTTTCACGAAAACATGCTTCTGCACTAAATGGTATCGCTTTAGCATCTCTTTTGGGATAGGTGATACCCACATATACGTATTCCAGACATCAGAGAGCACATCAAACTGGCTGCCCCGATCATAAAGCTCAATACTTTTTCCATTGCTCACGTTATGCATCGGTTTTTGAATTTCGCTTGTAGACAGCAATGGAATCGTATAATCACCATGGACAATTTCAATAAGATCAACAAAATTCTCAGGTTTTAATTCTTTCTGTTGCGCCAAAGGGCCGTTTTCGGACATCAGCGCCAGATAGTCAAATTCGAGCAGCATATCACCATATAAATCCAAGTCTGCCAGAAGTTTATTATAATACCGCTCGTATTCCACCGCATACCGAATGATACCCAAGCTGTGTTTGCGAGATGAGATATTCTGAATAGTCTTCATAGAATTGGTTTCATAAAAATTGATCTGAAGTTTTTTTGCACTGGCAATCTCGCTTGAAAACCGGGAAAAGGCAGTGGAAATATAGCTGGCCCGCGGCACGGAAATTCCGAAGTAATGGATCATCTCCTCAGCTTTGTACCTTGCTTCAACCATTTCAAATTTTTCAAGAATCTCCTTTGTGGAAAGCAGAAAATCATTTCCCTCTTTTGTGAGTGAAACACCCTTGGAAGATCGTCTAAAAATGGTAATCCCCAGCTCCTTTTCTAAGCTGATAACCGCTTTACTCAAATTGGGCTGATTCATAAATAAATTTGCTGCAGCTTGGGTCATGGATCCCGTTCTGGCAATCTCAGCCACATATTTCAGATCTGATATATTCATACTATCTTTCCTTTTATACTAGTACAGAGGAAACTAGGTTTGTGACATTTAAGCTTGTCTATTTTCCCAATAGCACTAGCGCCGCTTCAAGTGAATATTTTTGTCTTGCTATTAACGGAACAGCTTAATTACGCCAGTGCTGTTCAAATGACGGAGCAGAGACAAGGTAATGGGAAAACCAAACAATCCAATGACACCAAAGAGCTGAACACCGACAAACATGCTGATCAGGGTTACAACCGGATGGAGTCCGATCTGGCTACCAACAATTTTAGGTTCCAATATATTTCGAATGACTGTAATGGCTAGATACACCGCAAGCAACCCGATTGACATGGAGTAATTGCCCTGTAAGGCTGTGATAATCGTCCAGGGGATCATGATTCCCCCTGTCCCTAAAACAGGCAATATATCAAAAATAGAAATCATCAATGCAATCAATATCGAATTTTCAACACCGATGATAGTTAGCCCGATCGATAATTCAATAAAGGTGATGGTCATAATCAGTGCATAGGACCGGATACAGACAAATAGCGTTCCTACGATATATTCCTTGATCTGAATCACAAGTTCTTTGCCTTTTCCCGAAAACTGGCGCAGAATAAAGCCCACCAGCAGATCATAATCTCCTGCGATAAAGAAGGAGGAGATCACCATCAGAAGCATTTTGATGAAGAATACCGGCAAGGATGAAGCTATGCCTGATATACCACCGACAGCCATAACAGAAAGGCTGGAAATCAAATCTCCCAATGACTGTATGAAGTGATTGAAATATTCGTTGATAATCGTGATCAATGCCGGATCCATCTGGTAAACTTCCTTTTCAATCAGCTTATACATGGAGATCAGGTAAGGTTCCATCTGAGTGGTATAGATTGCCGGCAATCGAAGTACCAAATCCGTAGCGGTTGAAAACAGCTTGATCCCGATTAAAGCAATAAACGTACCGATGGTACAATAGAACAAAAGCACGAAAAAGAAGGCAACAGGCTTATAGGGAATGCGCAGCAAATCGGAGAAGAACTTCGCAGGCCGCCTTAGGATATAGGCAATGACGAAAGCCGCTATAAAAGGAGCGATCAATCCAAGCCCATATTGAAGCAGCAGATAAACCGCTCCTACAATAAACCCGTAATACATAAAATTAACTATAAACCGAAATCTCTTTCTATGATCCATATCGCTTCCTCCGTTTATGCCATGAAAAAAAGTGGCTGACGCCACTAATCAGGAAATCCCTGTTGTCAATTGAGCCTCTTTGCCTTCATTATAGAGGATAAAAACGAGGAAAGTCAATTGTTTTTCCCGTTCCCTTCCAATCGCTCTGATTGGCCTTCTGCTTATGAAATTTATCAGTTTCCGCGCTGCAGTTTATCGATCTTTCTGCGCATCCTCAATTTCAGGGGAATAATCCATCAGAGAACCTTCCGTCATCCTAGATAGCCCGTAAAGTTTCTCATTGATCATATCCCAGAAGCAGAACGGCAGATGATCTCTGTGACCCCTGTGGAGCACTACACATTCATAGCAGTTTCCATGATGAGGACATGGCTCCTTGCAGGAACAGTGATCAACACCGCTTTCCTTCACCTTCTTTAAAAATTCCATTTTCATTTCCAAGGCTTCTTTTTTTAGGCCTTGAGTAGAAAGTTCCTGCTGCTTTTTTACTATTTCATTATTGTCTATTTTCATAGATATTAGCCCCCTACTATGCAAATTATCTTGTTTGTGCTGATTTGTAACCGATATCGATAGAATACCTATCCTTAAACTTATATCATTTCGTAAGCATATCATGAACACTGCTAAAGGGCAAGGAAAAAGCAGGTTTCGATACAACAGCCTGCCGTATTATTTAAATTAATAAGAGCTGTCATCGCCTGTTCTTTTTTTCTGCTTTTAGCATAGTCATAAGTATGTCATTAAAATATTCAATCAGATTTAGGGAATCGTTGTAATTTGAAATCGACTTTTAAGAGAGGTTTTCCATGTATTTTTATGAATGGGGCGTTGATTCTGCACAAAGTGTAACGGAAGATACATTTCAGTGTGTAATCCGAAATTTGGGTTATCCAAGATTCTGGGGACGTTACCTCACCAGAATCTCCGGTGTTTCAGAAGGGCTGACGGAGCAAGAAGTCTTCTTTATTCACAGTAAGGGAATAAAGATCTTACCGATTTACAATGCGTTTCGGGAAGCAATCGGATATTTGCGGGGGATTGAAGCAGCAGAGGATGCAGTGTTCCATGCGCAGTCATTGGGGATCCCCATAGGGATACCCTTGTTTGCCAACATCGAGCGTTTCTTTGGAATTGATAAGGAGTGGATTCTTGGATGGACAGAAGCTATCGTAAGAAGGGGATATGTCAGCGGCATCTATCATGACCCGGTTACAGGCGATTTTAACCAAGCCTTTTGCGGTGCGGTGAACCAAAACGAAAAGGTAAAGCAGCTTACAGTATTATGGAGTTCTGAACCCGAAATGGCTCCAAGCGGAGCGTGGGATTCACCAAATTACCGCCCAGCCGTACCCGCTTGCGGCGGAAACGTGCCGATATGGCAATACAGCCGAGATACAACCCAGTGTCCTGTAGACATGAATTTGGCAGAAGATTCGTTCGTTAATCTGTTGTGGTGATTACACCATTACCCTTCAGAATTTACTGTAATTCAGGAACAACAGCATCGACGAATATTTTTGCAATGCGCGCATCAAATTGACTTCCTGCGTGCTTCTTAATTTGATTGATCGACTCTTCTTTTGATAAAGCCCTGCGATATGGTCTGTCACTGGTCATCGCATCATAGCTGTCTGCAATCGATACAATCCTGGACAAGATCGGTATTTCTTCGCCGCGCAGACCTTTTGGATATCCGGTTCCATCCCAGCGTTCATGGTGGCACAAGGTTACTTCTGCAAGCTCCTGCATATCCTCGGAAGAGTTTAATATTCGAAAACCAATCTCAGGATGCTTTTTAATCTCATCATATTCTTTCTGTGTTAACGCCCCGGCCTTATCCAATATGCTTCCTTCCACTCCAATCTTGCCGATGTCATGCAGCAATCCAACTGCTTTCAATTTATTTAGCTCCATTTCAGACAGCTGTAGTGCTTTTCCTATGGATTGGCTAATATTGCTCACTCTTTGCGAGTGCTTTTCTTCTCTGGGACTTTTTTCATGGAGTGTATTGATGACTGTTTTTATGATACTTCCCCGCAGCCCTTCACTTTCTACAACTTTGTTCATATACATTTGATTTTCAGCACTTGTCATTACTTCCTGCGTGCTCTGATTGGGATCTTTTTTTACATCCCAGCCAAAGGAAATATGAATGCTGACATCATTGATCAGCACTTGGGAACAGTTTTCCCGGATGCGGTCAACCAGCAGAGCTGTCTCATCCAAATCTGTTGAAGGCAAGAGAATCACAAATTCATCCCCGCTCCAACGAAAAACAATATCATCTGGTCTGCATTCTGAACGAATAATACTAGCAATTCTCTTTAATAGTAAGTCACCCTGTTTATGTCCAAATGCATCATTGAACAGTTTAAACCCATTTACGTCTCCAACAATAATAGATAGCGGGAGATTTTCTCTTTTATCTAACTTTTGAATTTCTTCCTCAAAGTACCTTCGATTAAACAACCCTGTCAATTGATCATGATAGCTATAATAGAGAATTTCTTCTTCAGCACGTTTCCGCCTGGTGATGTCTTCCAGCATTAATATATGCTTCTTCCCTTCAGTGGGATCTGCCTCTACTTTGGAGACAGTCAAATTGGCCCACACATAGCCTGAATCAGGTCGGAGATATCTTTTGTTAATGTTGTAAGAACTGATCGCGCCTCCAAGAAATGAATCCCACAATTCCACTTCCGCTTCCAAATCATCAGGATGCGTAAATTCCATCCAATTCATTTCATTGATTTCATCAATGCCTCGACCGACGATGCGAATAAACTTATTGTTTGCCTGATTAATTTTATGGTTTTCCGTATCTACCAGCGCGATTCCAATAGGATATTGTTCAAAAATAGTTCGAAAGCGTTCTTCACTCTCCTTCAAGGTTTGCTCAGTTTCCTTCGCAGCCGCTTCCGCTTCCATTCGCTGCGTGATATCTCTATCTGCCGAATAATAATACCGGCCCTCTTTGATACAGCTCCACTCAAGATAGCGATATGAACCGTCCTTATGCCGGAATCGGGGAGTAAAGCCGATATTTTTACCAGACTCCTCAATCTGTTTCATCACTTGATAATACTCGTACAGGTCATCTGGGTGGAGATAATCCTGATAACGCATTTCTTTCAGATCCTCTTCTGTGTAACCCAGCAGGCTCTTCCAAGCTTTGTTATAGCGATAAAAATTTCCTCGGATATCTGTTATACTGAATAAATCTGAAGAAATATCAAAAAACTTATTGATCTCCCTGCTCTTTTCCTCCAATTCCAGGTTGAGCTTTTCAATTTCGTGTTCATGCTGAATCCTCTTGTTCAATTCCCTCTGGAGCTCCAAATTATTCTTCGCATACCTTGAAATCATCTGTGCATTTTGAAATAGGAATTTGCTGACGCTTTCAAATTGCACTTTTGACATTCTTTTTACTTTTGCCAATCCTCTCCGAAAGACTTCATCAGCAAGGCCGATGGACGCAGCATATGCTTCCAGCGGCTCAATTGGCTGATCTTCATCAAAAACCTGTCCAATCAGCCAATTGGCAATATGCTTGCCTTCTACAATAATACTGGCTCCGGCATCCAATAGTCCACCACTGTAGCATCGATGAAGAATGGGGCCGTCTTCATTGGTTTTACCGATGATCGCATCAGAATTCTTGCAGTGAATAAAGCCTTGCTCCGTTCTTCTAATCTCGTTACACAAGTCGCAAAATCCGCTGGGCTCCGTAATGGGAGTTCCATCTGGCTCTGTAATGATGGAAGCAACACCGGTTGCTTCCGAAAACAGGTCTTGGATTTTTTGAAGTTCTTCGATATCAAAATAATCGGAAAAGGAGTACTCTGACTTTTGAAGTTTACACTCCGTATCATGATTCACTGCGTATTCCATTTCTCTCACCCTCTAAAATTTATCAAAATCCAATAATTTTATCTCACTGGCATAGTCTCGCAAACGGAACCTGCCCACCATTTCTTTGAGCATTTCAGCCTGTCCGGACAGTTCCTCACTGGATGCAGCGCTTTGCTCCGCCGTCGCAGCATTATTCTGTACAACATGGGAAACCTGATTCAGACCGGTATTGATTTGTGCAATTCCCATGGCTTGTTCATTGGATGATTTTGCGATGGTAGTAATAACATCTGCAGTTTTTCCAACACCTGAAACGATTTCCTTCAATGCCTTTGCAGTACTGTTTGCAATTTCCGTCCCTGCAGAGGACTT
This genomic window from Clostridiales bacterium contains:
- a CDS encoding DUF1906 domain-containing protein, which gives rise to MYFYEWGVDSAQSVTEDTFQCVIRNLGYPRFWGRYLTRISGVSEGLTEQEVFFIHSKGIKILPIYNAFREAIGYLRGIEAAEDAVFHAQSLGIPIGIPLFANIERFFGIDKEWILGWTEAIVRRGYVSGIYHDPVTGDFNQAFCGAVNQNEKVKQLTVLWSSEPEMAPSGAWDSPNYRPAVPACGGNVPIWQYSRDTTQCPVDMNLAEDSFVNLLW
- a CDS encoding LPS biosynthesis protein, which codes for MKIDNNEIVKKQQELSTQGLKKEALEMKMEFLKKVKESGVDHCSCKEPCPHHGNCYECVVLHRGHRDHLPFCFWDMINEKLYGLSRMTEGSLMDYSPEIEDAQKDR
- a CDS encoding (2Fe-2S) ferredoxin domain-containing protein, translated to MIIYVCIGSSCHQRSSYHVMKELKSLIGQNGLEGKVSLHPAFCLGGCGDGVTIKINEEIISGVGMGNVADLFKARVLKTCL
- a CDS encoding 4Fe-4S dicluster domain-containing protein → MDFFDNDVQQLKHDVLREIAKLAFDNELTAENILDLASVIIPEGAERMRCCIYKERAIVGERVKLALGGDAQKTNMVEVLKIACDECPVEGIHITQSCRGCIAHKCANSCPKDAITFVNRKAEIVKSKCIECGRCVSHCSYGAIVKQTRPCVNACKVNALSIDKDTKKAVIKDDKCISCGACVYHCPFGAIMDKSYITQAIRMIRESDHNKIYKIYAVVAPSLVSQYANVPEITTGKAVTAIKQIGFHSVIEAALGADMVASMEAEELAEKGFLTSSCCPAFVSYIEKNYPALNHHVSHNLSPMAQISKVIKQMDPTGKVIFIGPCIAKKAERQNEAVKDYVDCVLTFEEMQAMFSAKDIELEALPETPLDNASYFGRIFAHSGGLATAVEHALKEHGITQEQFDYKPISCNGISECKSALLKANKGVLSENFIEGMICEGGCIGGPACLSHSSKDKKLVGDYGHLAIEKTIADAISIFDENAL
- a CDS encoding PAS domain S-box protein, which codes for MEYAVNHDTECKLQKSEYSFSDYFDIEELQKIQDLFSEATGVASIITEPDGTPITEPSGFCDLCNEIRRTEQGFIHCKNSDAIIGKTNEDGPILHRCYSGGLLDAGASIIVEGKHIANWLIGQVFDEDQPIEPLEAYAASIGLADEVFRRGLAKVKRMSKVQFESVSKFLFQNAQMISRYAKNNLELQRELNKRIQHEHEIEKLNLELEEKSREINKFFDISSDLFSITDIRGNFYRYNKAWKSLLGYTEEDLKEMRYQDYLHPDDLYEYYQVMKQIEESGKNIGFTPRFRHKDGSYRYLEWSCIKEGRYYYSADRDITQRMEAEAAAKETEQTLKESEERFRTIFEQYPIGIALVDTENHKINQANNKFIRIVGRGIDEINEMNWMEFTHPDDLEAEVELWDSFLGGAISSYNINKRYLRPDSGYVWANLTVSKVEADPTEGKKHILMLEDITRRKRAEEEILYYSYHDQLTGLFNRRYFEEEIQKLDKRENLPLSIIVGDVNGFKLFNDAFGHKQGDLLLKRIASIIRSECRPDDIVFRWSGDEFVILLPSTDLDETALLVDRIRENCSQVLINDVSIHISFGWDVKKDPNQSTQEVMTSAENQMYMNKVVESEGLRGSIIKTVINTLHEKSPREEKHSQRVSNISQSIGKALQLSEMELNKLKAVGLLHDIGKIGVEGSILDKAGALTQKEYDEIKKHPEIGFRILNSSEDMQELAEVTLCHHERWDGTGYPKGLRGEEIPILSRIVSIADSYDAMTSDRPYRRALSKEESINQIKKHAGSQFDARIAKIFVDAVVPELQ
- the ytvI gene encoding sporulation integral membrane protein YtvI translates to MDHRKRFRFIVNFMYYGFIVGAVYLLLQYGLGLIAPFIAAFVIAYILRRPAKFFSDLLRIPYKPVAFFFVLLFYCTIGTFIALIGIKLFSTATDLVLRLPAIYTTQMEPYLISMYKLIEKEVYQMDPALITIINEYFNHFIQSLGDLISSLSVMAVGGISGIASSLPVFFIKMLLMVISSFFIAGDYDLLVGFILRQFSGKGKELVIQIKEYIVGTLFVCIRSYALIMTITFIELSIGLTIIGVENSILIALMISIFDILPVLGTGGIMIPWTIITALQGNYSMSIGLLAVYLAITVIRNILEPKIVGSQIGLHPVVTLISMFVGVQLFGVIGLFGFPITLSLLRHLNSTGVIKLFR
- a CDS encoding LysR family transcriptional regulator, which produces MNISDLKYVAEIARTGSMTQAAANLFMNQPNLSKAVISLEKELGITIFRRSSKGVSLTKEGNDFLLSTKEILEKFEMVEARYKAEEMIHYFGISVPRASYISTAFSRFSSEIASAKKLQINFYETNSMKTIQNISSRKHSLGIIRYAVEYERYYNKLLADLDLYGDMLLEFDYLALMSENGPLAQQKELKPENFVDLIEIVHGDYTIPLLSTSEIQKPMHNVSNGKSIELYDRGSQFDVLSDVWNTYMWVSPIPKEMLKRYHLVQKHVFVKDNLYRDVIIRPKAYQMTDTDRKFLSHLYRVRDMISV